Proteins co-encoded in one Syntrophales bacterium genomic window:
- the ftsW gene encoding putative lipid II flippase FtsW: MDEGKNLGTPDKVLFAVVLILIIMGTIMIYSSSSIMALERFRDPQFFLKKHLLMLLLFGFPIMVYFMKMPYEWLQKLAYPTVIISIFLLILVLIPPFGPQIGGAKRWLRLGVFSIQVSELAKVAVVLFMAHFLSRKYDLLKDPKRGIVLPLTVVLAVIFLILREPDFGTAVMVGVISIVMLYIAGCRLRYLVITGMMSIPFFVWLLVSKAYRLKRLTAFLDPWSNPHSTGFQIIQSFLSFGSGGTFGVGLGDGMQKLFYLPEPHTDFILAVVAEEMGFFGVAVVIILFGILVYRGFVISMRAPDLFGMLLASGLTVLLALEAFINIAGVMGLVPVKGLALPFMSYGGSSLVMSMAAVGMLLNISSRD; the protein is encoded by the coding sequence GTGGATGAAGGGAAGAACTTGGGTACACCCGATAAAGTTCTGTTTGCTGTGGTGCTTATCCTTATTATCATGGGAACGATTATGATTTATAGCTCTAGTTCTATAATGGCACTTGAAAGGTTCAGGGATCCTCAATTCTTCCTGAAAAAGCATCTGCTTATGTTGTTGTTATTTGGTTTCCCCATCATGGTATATTTTATGAAAATGCCGTATGAATGGTTGCAAAAGCTTGCTTACCCTACCGTTATAATATCTATTTTTCTGCTCATACTTGTACTGATCCCACCTTTCGGACCTCAGATAGGGGGTGCGAAACGGTGGTTGAGACTAGGAGTGTTTTCCATACAGGTGTCAGAACTTGCAAAAGTGGCTGTAGTACTTTTCATGGCTCATTTTCTCTCGCGAAAGTACGATCTCCTTAAGGATCCTAAAAGGGGCATTGTGCTGCCCCTTACGGTAGTTCTGGCTGTGATTTTCCTTATACTAAGGGAGCCTGATTTTGGGACTGCTGTAATGGTTGGGGTTATTTCTATTGTAATGCTTTACATCGCCGGTTGTAGACTCCGTTATTTAGTTATCACAGGAATGATGTCTATTCCTTTTTTTGTCTGGCTTTTGGTTAGCAAGGCTTACAGGTTGAAGCGCTTGACTGCCTTTTTGGATCCCTGGAGCAATCCTCATAGTACGGGTTTTCAGATCATACAGTCATTTCTCTCCTTCGGATCGGGTGGAACTTTCGGTGTGGGGCTGGGGGATGGTATGCAGAAACTATTCTATTTGCCTGAACCCCACACGGATTTCATTTTGGCGGTTGTGGCGGAAGAAATGGGATTCTTCGGTGTTGCTGTGGTCATTATTCTTTTTGGGATACTCGTCTACAGAGGGTTTGTAATATCCATGCGGGCACCGGATCTTTTCGGTATGTTGCTCGCTTCGGGGTTGACAGTGTTGCTAGCCCTTGAGGCTTTTATAAATATAGCAGGTGTTATGGGATTGGTTCCTGTGAAGGGATTGGCCCTGCCATTTATGAGTTACGGGGGGAGTTCCCTTGTTATGAGTATGGCGGCAGTTGGAATGCTTTTGAATATATCGAGTCGTGATTAA